Proteins encoded together in one Anopheles darlingi chromosome 3, idAnoDarlMG_H_01, whole genome shotgun sequence window:
- the LOC125958120 gene encoding periodic tryptophan protein 1 homolog has protein sequence MDSDQEDEVPNVNFVPSLLFVKRGVAKANPDKVTLTPGELARIISETKEDLEEDGADDMDTSDDESAETHEPKQPMAAPGVTGTTIEDDEYNLAAYDDDSAAIGLHLSTVAIVDPTENIEDDVDSDEEDEIIKPSDNLILVGHVQNDTASLEVYIYNEQEGSLYVHHDFWLPSPPLCIEWLSFDPGSELPGNMCAIGCMDPVITLWDLDIQDSLEPVCKLGSKGSRKRNIAKQGHSDAVLDLSWNRHLEHILASGSVDQTVILWDLENGTPHTTIREFEEKVQTLAFHPKRPEMLLAGSCDGLVKVFDCRTTNDSNSTFTKWELGGEVERVCWDSFNADCFLASTNDGKLHYIDTRQTDNVLWTKQAHEKEVTGLVLSTAVKGMLSTASADGTMKVWDIDAHDARLVYKKNPKIGVIQCLDECQENPFTLAMGGDLKSKNFCVVNLLDNDVVSNVFKPRFENSYSIKNKSPDEAAEDGHE, from the exons ATGGATTCAGATCAGGAAGACGAAGTTCCCAATGTGAACTTTGTACCTAGTTTACTCTTCGTGAAACGAGGTGTTGCAAAAGCAAACCCTGACAAG GTAACTTTAACCCCCGGAGAGCTGGCCCGCATCATCagcgaaacaaaagaagatcTCGAAGA AGACGGTGCAGACGATATGGACACATCTGATGATGAAAGTGCCGAAACTCATGAACCGAAGCAACCAATGGCTGCACCAGGCGTCACGGGTACTACTATTGAGGATGATGAATATAATTTGGCAGCTTATGACGATGATT CTGCTGCCATAGGTTTACATTTAAGTACGGTGGCTATAGTCGACCCTACAGAAAACATAGAGGATGATGTTGACTCGGATGAGGAAGATGAGATAATCAAACCGTCCGATAACTTAATTCTTGTAGGTCACGTGCAAAACGATACAGCGTCGTTGGAAGTCTATA TTTACAATGAACAGGAAGGAAGCCTATATGTTCATCACGATTTCTGGCTCCCTAGTCCTCCGCTTTGCATCGAATGGTTAAGCTTTGATCCAGGAAGTGAATTGCCTGGTAACATGTGCGCAATAGGATGCATGGATCCAGTCATCACCCTCTGGGATCTTGATATTCAAGACTCGCTTGAACCAGTCTGTAAATTAGGCTCTAAAGGAAGCAGGAAGAGAAATATTGCCAAACAAGGGCATAGCGACGCTGTACTGGACTTATCATGGAATCGTCATCTAGA ACATATTCTAGCCAGTGGATCAGTGGACCAAACTGTCATTCTATGGGATTTGGAAAATGGTACGCCCCACACTACAATCCGTGAGTTTGAAGAAAAGGTTCAAACATTAGCGTTTCATCCAAAACGACCCGAAATGCTGTTGGCTGGTAGTTGCGATGGCTTGGTTAAGGTGTTTGATTGCCGTACAACAAACGATTCGAACAGCACGTTCACAAAATGGGAATTGGGTGGTGAAGTGGAGCGTGTTTGTTGGGATTCGTTTAACGCAGATTGTTTTCTGGCTAGTACAAATGATGGAAAACTACACTACATTGACACACGCCAGACTGACAATGTACTTTGGACGAAACAGGCGCATGAGAAGGAGGTCACGGGATTGGTGTTGAGCACGGCAGTTAAAGGAATGTTGTCCACAGCTTCAGCAGACGGAACAATGAAAGTTTGGGATATTGATGCACACGATGCACGCTTAGTTTACAAGAAGAACCCCAAAATCGGAGTTATTCAATGCCTAGACGAGTGCCAAGAAAATCCATTTACCTTGGCAATGGGTGGCGATCTGAAGTCTAAAAACTTTTGTGTCGTTAATCTTTTGGACAACGATGTTG TATCAAATGTTTTTAAACCTAGATTTGAAAACAGCTATTCTATAAAGAACAAGTCCCCCGATGAAGCAGCGGAAGATGGCCATGAATAG
- the LOC125958121 gene encoding zinc finger protein 501-like gives MENNLENMVPRFDFLCRFCLADGNCTPIFLPDGTFNERLQKSFEIIVTKVDENDGLPNNICKKCLSCIEDFVDFEATCDTSYKTLEQIAQRVERTKQEQSFEIVAEMDGNGLYAIEYLEEYVHGMEENVSDTCPEKVFQRQETQRDDHVDSGDSNSASTENIIEDDYSDGTNGEQNSHPMSLKQTEAIENSLPAEQSGLFLAALQTKEVDTVKRGNRTIPVVECMFCNKLYRGRNTLKKHLKIHFQLKNYNCTFCSRAFTDRTSLRVHEVRHTRIKAFKCEQCDRSYFSSSELKQHYNMQHRDKNYECKVCSARFSAKAILEDHTKVHLPDRPFVCNICGLCFKRNRNLTRHMGIHSAKTKDRQTQDMLECFWCSRVFETPSKLLDHLRDTHQQEYEERRVGSHRCVNCLKTFSSLDDFLQHRNTHSLIVVQTDGGTLRQCGECGKQFRYRSMAMKHLRTHKSGKPKLQC, from the coding sequence atggaaaataaTCTCGAAAATATGGTACCGCGGTTTGATTTCCTCTGTCGATTTTGCCTTGCAGATGGTAACTGTACACCGATATTTCTTCCGGATGGAACATTCAACGAAAGACTCCAAAAATCATTCGAAATTATTGTTACCAAAGTGGATGAGAATGATGGACTTCCGAACAACATATGCAAAAAGTGTCTTTCGTGCATTGAGGATTTCGTCGATTTCGAGGCAACTTGTGACACTTCGTACAAAACGCTTGAGCAAATTGCCCAACGTGTGGAACGAACAAAGCAAGAGCAGAGCTTCGAGATTGTAGCAGAGATGGATGGGAATGGATTGTATGCGATTGAATATCTAGAAGAGTACGTACATGGTATGGAGGAGAACGTATCCGATACTTGCCCGGAGAAAGTGTTCCAGCGCCAAGAAACACAAAGGGACGATCATGTGGACAGCGGGGACAGCAATTCAGCAAGTACGGAAAATATCATTGAAGATGACTATAGTGATGGCACAAACGGAGAACAAAACTCACATCCGATGTCCCTCAAACAAACAGAAGCAATAGAAAACAGTTTGCCAGCAGAACAAAGTGGCCTGTTTCTTGCCGCCTTGCAGACAAAAGAAGTTGACACCGTCAAGAGGGGCAACCGAACCATTCCTGTCGTGGAATGTATGTTCTGCAACAAGCTATATCGTGGTAGAAATACATTAAAAAAGCACCTTAAAATTCACTTCCAACTTAAAAATTATAACTGCACTTTTTGTAGTAGGGCATTCACTGATCGTACCTCGCTGCGCGTTCATGAAGTACGCCACACAAGAATTAAAGCCTTTAAATGCGAACAGTGTGATCGATCTTACTTTAGCAGCAGCGAACTAAAGCAACATTACAACATGCAACATAGAGATAAGAATTATGAATGTAAAGTTTGTTCGGCTCGCTTTTCGGCAAAAGCAATTTTAGAAGATCATACCAAGGTCCACTTACCAGATCGTCCTTTTGTTTGCAATATTTGCGGACTTTGTTTTAAGCGAAATCGAAACCTAACTCGACACATGGGCATACATTCGGCAAAGACGAAAGATCGACAAACTCAGGACATGCTCGAATGTTTTTGGTGTTCCCGTGTATTTGAAACGCCATCAAAGCTTCTTGATCATCTGAGAGACACACATCAACAGGAGTATGAAGAAAGACGTGTCGGTTCGCATCGATGCGTCAATTGTTTGAAAACCTTCTCTAGTTTAGATGATTTTTTGCAACATCGTAACACACATTCACTAATTGTCGTTCAAACGGATGGGGGAACACTTCGTCAGTGTGGGGAATGTGGGAAACAATTCCGTTACCGATCGATGGCAATGAAACATCTCCGAACACATAAATCGGGCAAACCCAAACTCCAGTGTTAG
- the LOC125958122 gene encoding geminin-like, with translation MSGKGLNIVIPLEPAAEQEETTKTARRTLKDVQNVVASQKENLSSHHLMAHAMSKDLLLPPSKVTSEVKTVKTSISRATQTTFAAETKLTDADISGEIAQKLDEKRRNALQETLKENQELTMKVEMLENELAHAKGVIAHFEDLVGVMNEMLSECSCQPSTSGESSFSTKVTDSVAEGDSGIAPNLDPDSDESEESSKQ, from the exons ATGAGTGGTAAGGGGCTGAACATTGTCATACCATTGGAACCAGCCGCGGAACAAGAG GAAACAACTAAAACCGCTCGTCGGACGCTGAAGGATGTACAAAACGTTGTGGCATCtcaaaaggaaaatttaaGCTCGCACCACCTGATGGCTCATGCTATGTCGAAGGATTTGCTTCTTCCGCCTAGCAA GGTAACTTCGGAAGTTAAGACAGTGAAAACATCAATTTCTAGGGCGACGCAAACTACTTTTGCAGCGGAGACCAAATTAACCGATGCAGATATAAGCGGTGAGATAGCACAAAAGCTGgatgaaaagagaagaaatgcACTGCAAGAAACGCTGAAGGAGAATCAAGAACTAACCATGAAAGTTGAGATGTTGGAAAACGAGCTTGCACATGCCAAAGGAGTTATAGCTCATTTTGAAGACCTGGTAGGAGTTATGAACGAAATGTTAAGTGAATGTTCCTGCCAACCCTCAACAAGTGGAGAGAGTAGTTTTTCTACAAAAGTAACCGACAGTGTTGCTGAAGGCGACAGTGGCATTGCTCCGAATCTTGACCCGGATAGTGACGAAAGTGAGGAGTCGTCTAAGCAGTAA